The Mycobacterium sp. EPa45 genomic interval ATACCTGTCGGAAACGTTCATGGCGCCGCACGCCCGCAAGGTGTTCGGCATCGACCCGCGGAACATTCCGGCGGCGTGGGCGTCGCAGCGCATCCTCTCACCGCGATTCGCCTCGGTGCTGGCCACCGCACTGCCGCGGCTGCGTAACTCGACGCGAGCAGATGAGCCGACGGACAGGTTCCTCTACCCGCACGGTGGAGCCGGAGTTCTGTGGACCCGATTGGCCGAATCGCTTGAGCATCAGGTGAATTGGCTGTTCAACTCGAAGGTGTCGGCGATCACCGGCTCGGGCGGCGGTCCGTACGCGGTCACAGTGACGGGGCCGGGCGGGGATCAGGTGGTGTCCTGCCGGCGGATCATCTGGACCGGCCGGCCCGACGACCTGGCCGCCAGTCTCGGTCTCACCGAGCTGTCCACCGCGCTCGCCCAGGCATCGGGGCGGCGTGACCTGGTCGTCGGCGTGGTGCGCATTCTCGACTATCCGACGAGTTGGCATGGCTACCAGTGGCTGTACACCCACGACACCGGCGTGCGTGCGCACCGGTTCAACAACTATGGGGAGTGGAAGACACTGAACTGCCCGGCCGGCGTCGTCGGACTGGAGTACTCCGTACCCCCGGGCGAGACGTTCGACGTCCGCGCCACGGCGTCCAGGGACATGTCGATCCTGCTGGGTGGGGCTGCCTTCGAGTTTCTCGGTGCCGAGAAGACGTCCGACGCCTACTCGAACTTCGACGCCGCCGCCGGTCTGTTCGATCGGCTCGACGAGGCGCTGCGCCGCTTCGGCGGGGGGATTGTCGCCACCGGTCGTCAGGGAGCGGGGATCTACATCAATCTCGACCAGGCGTTGGAGCTAGGCGCCCGGGCCGCCACGCTGCCCGCCGACCAGGCGGGCGTTGTCGGACGCGGCGGATACTCCAAATATCAGGACAAATCGAGCTGACGCCGCCCGGCGAAGGGTGGTTCTGAGCAATGCCGCGATGACGGTAGACTATGCCGTGATCCAGCGCGAGACTCCGGCCCCCGAGAGACCGCATCGACGTACCGAAGGACCGGTGCGGACATGTGTCGGGTGCCGGAAGCGAGAGTTGGCCGTCGATCTCCTCCGAGTGGTGGCTGTGTCGAACGGGAACGGGCTTTGCGCCCTAACCGTTGACCAGGCAGGTAACCTCCCGGGGCGGGGTGCGTGGCTGCACCCCGATGACCGGTGCCTTCAGGCAGCGTTTCGACGGCGAGCTTTCGGGCGAGCGTTGCGCATCACCGGTTCACCGGATACATCCGCGGTGGTCGAGCACGTCAGAGCCCATACGGGCGCTGAATGACTCAGCCAGCCCGGCAAGAGAACAGGCAGCGAAGAACATGAGCACACCGTGAAGTCCCGACGATGACCATGCGTCGTAGCTAAACCCGAGGCGCGGCCTACCACCGCTGTCGCCTCTTGAGTAGGAGATGTAGTGGCAGGTAAGGCCCGCGTACACGAGTTGGCCAAGGAACTCGGTGTCACCAGCAAGGAAGTTCTCGCCCGGCTGAGCGATCAGGGCGAATTCGTCAAGTCCGCGTCATCGACGGTGGAAGCCCCCGTCGCCCGCCGTCTGCGGGAGTCGTTCGGCGGCGGCAAACCCGACAAGGCTCCGGCCAAGGCCGCTCCGGCGAAGGCCGCCGGAAACGGAGCCCCGGCACCCAAGCCCGCGCCGGTGTCCGACGCCGTCGCAACCGCGCCGCCTGCGGCGCCCGCACCCAAGCCGGCGGCCCCGGCGCCGGCTGCGCCGCCTCCCGTGGCGCCACCCGCACCCGCACCTGCGGCTCCGGCCGCGCCTGCGGCATCCGCAGCACCCGCGCCGGCCCGTCCCGCGGCGCCGACGCCCGGTCCGCGTCCGGGACCGGCCGCGCCGAAGCCGGGCATGCCCCGGCCGCCGCGCGTCGGCAACAACCCCTTCTCCTCGGCCCAGCCGGTCGAGCGTCCTGCACCGCGCCCGCAGGGCCCCGGCGCCCCACGGCCAGGCCCCGGCGGCCCACGCCCCGGACCGGGCGGCCCGCGTCCCGGCGGTGCCACACCCGGCAACATGCCGCCTCGCCCGCCCGGCGCCCGACCCGGTGCGCCTGGTCGTCCCGGTGCCCCGCGTCCCGGCGGCGGTCCCCGCCCCGGTGGTGGCGCGGGTGGCGGTCGTCCCGGTGGTGGCGGTGGCGGTAATTACCGCACCGGCGGTCCCGGTGGCGGCGGCGGCGCCGGCGGCGGAGCTGCTGCCGGTGGCTTCCGCGGCCGTCCCGGTGGCGGTCCCGGTGGTGGCGGCGGTCGTCCCGGCCAGCGCGGTGGCGCGGCCGGTGCGTTCGGTCGTCCCGGCGGAGCCCCGCGTCGTGGCCGTAAGTCGAAGCGCGCAAAACGCGCCGAGTACGAGAGCATGCAGGCGCCGGTCGTCGGCGGTGTGCGGTTGCCGCACGGCAACGGCGAGACCATCCGGCTGGCCCGCGGCGCATCGCTGTCCGACTTCGCCGAGAAGATCGATGCCAACCCGGCCGCGTTGGTCCAGGCGCTGTTCAACCTCGGCGAGATGGTGACCGCGACCCAGTCGGTCGGCGACGAGACGCTCGAGCTGCTCGGCGGCGAGATGAACTACGTCGTGCAGGTCGTGTCGCCGGAAGACGAGGACCGCGAGCTGCTGGAGTCCTTCGACCTCACCTACGGCGAGGACGAGGGCGACGAGGGCGACCTCGAGGTCCGCCCGCCGGTGGTCACCGTCATGGGTCACGTCGACCACGGCAAGACCCGGCTCCTGGACACCATCCGTCAGGCCAGCGTCCGCGAGGGCGAGGCCGGCGGGATCACCCAGCACATCGGCGCCTACCAGGTGACCGTCGAGCACGACGGTGTCGAGCGCCCGATCACCTTCATCGACACCCCGGGCCACGAGGCGTTCACCGCCATGCGTGCCCGTGGTGCGAAGGCCACCGACATCGCGATCCTGGTGGTCGCCGCCGACGACGGCGTCATGCCCCAGACGGTGGAGGCGATCAACCACGCGCAGGCCGCTGATGTTCCGATCGTGGTCGCGGTCAACAAGATCGACAAGGAAGGCGCCGACCCGGCCAAGATCCGGGCGCAGCTCACCGAGTACAACCTGGTTGCCGAGGACTTCGGTGGCGACACCATGTTCGTCGACATCTCGGCCAAGAACGGCACCAACATCGAGGCGCTGGAAGAAGCGGTGCTGTTGACCGCCGATGCGGCACTGGACCTGCGGGCCAACCCCGATATGGAAGCCCAGGGTGTGGCCATCGAGGCGCACCTGGACCGCGGCCGCGGCCCGGTGGCGACCGTGCTGATCCAGCGCGGCACGCTGCGGGTCGGCGACTCCGTGGTTGCCGGCGACGCCTATGGCCGCGTGCGCCGCATGGTCGACGAACACGGCGAGGATGTCACCGAGGCGTTGCCGTCTCGACCCGTTCAGGTCATCGGCTTCACGTCGGTGCCGGGTGCCGGTGACAACTTCCTGGTTGTCGACGAGGACCGCATCGCCCGCCAGATCGCCGACCGGCGCAGCGCGCGCAAGCGCAACGCGCTGGCCGCCCGCACCCGCAAGCGGATCAGCCTGGAAGACCTGGATTCGGCGCTGAAGGAAACCAGCCAGCTGAACCTGATCCTCAAGGGTGACAACTCCGGCACGGTCGAGGCGCTCGAGGAGGCTCTGCTGGGCATCCAGATGGACGACGAAGTGGAGCTGCGCGTCATCGACCGCGGCGTCGGTGGCGTCACCGAAACCAACGTCAACCTGGCGTCGGCGTCGGATGCGATCATCATCGGCTTCAACGTCCGCGCCGAAGGCAAGGCCACCGAGCTGGCCAACCGCGAAGGTGTCGAGATCCGGTACTACTCGGTGATCTACCAGGCGATCGACGAGATCGAGAGCGCGCTCAAGGGCATGCTCAAGCCGATCTACGAGGAGAAGGAGCTCGGCCGCGCCGAGATCCGCGCGATCTTCCGGTCGTCGAAGGTCGGCAACATCGCCGGCTGCCTCGTGCAGTCCGGGATCATGCGGCGCAACGCCAAGGCGCGGTTGCTGCGTGACAACGTCGTCATCGCCGAGAACCTCACGGTCTCTTCGCTCAAGCGGGAGAAGGACGACGTCACCGAGGTGCGCGAGGGTTACGAATGCGGTCTGACGCTGACGTACTCCGACATCAAGGAAGGCGACGTCATCGAGACGTACGAGCTCGTCGAGAAGGAGCGCACCTAAGGTGGCTGACCCCGCACGGGCGAAGCGACTCTCCAAGCGGATCGCCACCATCGTCGCCTCGGCGATCGAGTTCGAGATCAAGGATCCGCCGCTGGCGTTCGTGACGGTCACCGACACCAAGGTGACGGGCGACCTTCACGACGCCACCGTGTATTACACGGTGCGCGGCAACACCCTCGATGACGAGCCGGACTATGCGGGTGCGGCCGCGGCTCTCGAACGGGCCAAAGGCACGTTGCGGACAAGGGTCGGTGCCGGCACCGGCGTGCGGTTCACCCCGACCCTCTCCTTCGTGCTGGACAAGGTGCCCGACACCGCGCAGAAGATGGAGGAGCTGTTGGCCAAGGCCCGCGCGGCCGACGCCGACGTGGCCCGGATTCGGGCCGGGGCCACTCCTGCGGGAGACGCGCAGCCGTACCGTGTGGTAGGAGAAGAGGGGGCCGTTGCGCAGGAGCGCAGCGACCCGGGAAATGTCAGAGCCTCGGATCAGGACAACCAGGACGCCGGTGACCGCGATCGACTCGACGACTGAGATCACCCGCCTCGGCAGGCGGGTGGATGCGCACGGCGCCGTCGAGGTCCTGCGCGACGCGAGCGCGGTCAGCGTCATCTGCCACGTGCACCCCGACGCCGACAGCGTGGGTGCCGGTCTGGCGCTGGCGCTGATCCTCGAGCGCGACGGTGTCGACGTCGAAGTGAGCTTCGCGACGCCAGCGACGCTGCCGGAGTCGTTGCGCATGCTGCCCGGTGGCCACCTGCTGGTGGCGCCCGGCGATATGCGCCGCGACGTCGATCTGGTGGTGACGGTCGACGCCCCCAGCGTGAACCGGCTCGGCGCGTTGTCGGAGTTCACCCAGCTGGGCTGTCCGGTTCTGGTCATCGACCACCACAAATCGAACACCTTGTTCGGCAGCGTGAATCTTGTTGACGCCGGAGCGGATTCGACCACCATGGTGGTCTCCGAGCTGCTCGACGCGTGGGGCAAGACCATCGACTGCGATGTCGCATCGTGTCTGTACGCCGGGTTGACCACCGACACCGGTTCGTTCCGGTGGGCATCGCCGGGCGCACTGCGGCTCGCCGCGCGTCTGGTGGAGCTCGGCGTGGACAACGCCGCGATCAGCCGGGAGTTGTTCGACACTCATCCGTTCGTGTGGTTGCCGCTGCTGTCCCGAGTGCTGTCGAGTGCCCAGCTGTTGCCTGAGGCGACGGGTGGCCGAGGGCTGGTGTATGCGGTGGTCGCTCACGAGGACTGGATGGCGAGCCGGTCCGAAGAGGTCGAGAGCATCGTCGACATCGTGCGTACCACTCACGAGGCCGAGGTCGCTGCGGTCTTCAAGGAGATCGAGCCCGGACACTGGTCGGTGTCGATGCGGGCCAAGAGTTATGACCTGGCCAAGGTCGCCAGCGGGTTCGGCGGCGGCGGCCACACGTTGGCGGCCGGGTACTCCGCGGCCGGACCGATCGACGACGTGGTGGCGCAGCTGACCGCCGCTCTTGGCTGAGTCCGACGGAGAATCCTTAACCAGCCTGCGGATCGCGGCGCTGGCGCTGCCCGCTCTGGGGGTACTGGCCGCCGAGCCGATCTACCTGTTATTCGACATCGCGATCGTCGGCAGGCTGGGCGCGTTGAGCCTGGCGGGCCTGGCGATCGGCGGTCTGATCCTGTCCGTCGTCAGCGCCCAGCTCACCTTTCTGTCCTACGGCACGACGGCCCGCTCGGCCCGCTTCTTCGGCGCGGGCAATCGGGCCGCAGCGGTCGGCGAAGGCGTGCAGGCCACCTGGCTCGCGCTGGCAATGGGCGTGACGATCGTGGCCGCGGTGCAACTGGCCGCGGTTCCGCTGGTGTCGGCGATCGCGGGCTCGAAGTCCAGCGGCGGCGACATCGCCGCCGCCGCGATGCCATGGGTGCGCATCGCGATCTTCGGCGTGCCGGCCATCCTGATCTCCGCGGCCGGCAACGGGTGGATGCGAGGTGTGCAGGACACCATGCGCCCGCTGCGTTACGTCCTGATCGGCTTCGGCGTCTCGGCCGTGCTGTGCCCGCTGCTCGTCTACGGCTGGTTGGACCTGCCGCGCCTGGAGCTGGCCGGCTCGGCGATCGCCAACCTGGTGGGGCAGTGGTTGGCCGCCATCCTGTTCTGCCGCGCGCTGCTGACCGAGAAGGTGCCGCTGCGACTGGACACCGCGGTGCTGCGGGCCCAGGTGGTGATGGGCCGCGACCTGGTGGTGCGAACCATGGCATTCCAGGCCTGCTTCGTCTCGGCCGCTGCGGTGGCCGCCCGGTTCGGTGCTGCGGCCGTTGCCGCGCACCAGGTGGTGCTGCAACTCTGGAATTTCCTTGCACTGGTGCTGGATTCGCTGGCGATCGCCGCACAGTCGCTGGTCGGTGCCGCACTCGGCGCGGGCCGGCCCCGGCATGCGAAGTCGGTGGCATGGCGAGTGACGATCTTTTCAACGGTCGCCGCCGCGGTGCTGGCATTGGTGTTCGCGGCGGGCGCCTCGGTACTGCCGTCGTTGTTCACCGACGACCGGTCGGTGCTCGCCGCGATCAGGGTGCCGTGGTGGTTCATGGTGGCGCAATTGCCGGTCGCCGGAGTCGTTTTCGCGCTCGACGGGGTGCTGCTCGGCGCCGGCGATGCTGCCTTCATGCGCACCGCGACGTTGGCCAGCGCGCTGATCGGATTCCTGCCGCTGATCTGGTTGTCACTGGTGTTCGGCTGGGGCCTGCTCGGCATCTGGTCGGGCCTGAGCACCTTCATGGTCCTGAGGCTGGTCTTCGTCGGCTGGCGCGCCTCGTCCGGGCGCTGGCTGGTGTCCGGCACCGGTTAGCCGGGCGACAGCACGGTCTCGGCGATCATGCGGCGAAGCCACTTCCGGTAGCGGGCCACGCTCCAGCCGTCGCGACGCGTCACGCGCAAGAAAGTTTCGACCCCCGACAGTATCGCGACAGTGCCGACCAGCTCATCGAAGGAGAGGTCGTCGCGGAGCCATCCGCGATCGCGGACAATGGTCAGGATTCGCCGGTTCTGCAGTGTGACGCCGGCGAAGAGCTCGCCGAGATACCGATCCAACTCGGGGTCGGACGCCGCCGCTCCGATGAGCGCCTGTGCCATATCGGCGCCACGGTCGTGCAACTCCGTCTGGTTGGACACCAGGTAGTCCAGCGCCTCATCGCGGTCTGCGATGTCGAGGAACCGGCGTCCCATCTCGAGGTTGAGAAAGTTCTCCTCCCCGGAGACGCCGAACGTCGCGTACTCCATGGCCGCCACCATCAGCGCAGCCTTGGGGCCGTGGGCCTGCACCGTTTCAGCCGACACTCCGGCCGCTGCGGCGATCTTCGCCAGCGTGGTGCGGGCATAGCCGTCGGCCGCGAACAGGTCGGTTGCGGCGGCGACGATGCGCTGCCGCGTTTGTTCGGCCTGCAGTTTGCGCAGATCGGACCGATAGCGGCGAGGTTGGTGCGGGGGCTTGCCTACATTTGGCTTGGGTGCCATAGTAACGAATACTAGACCACTGGAGTCAAACGCCGGGGGCGGCATGTCATCGATCATCATCGCCAGCGTGCCGGTGCATGGACACGTCACACCATTACTGGCCGTCGCCCGGAACTTCGTCGACCGCGGTGACGATGTGCGGTTCCTGACCGGCGCCCGATTCGCTGAGCAGGTGACGGCGACCGGCGCCACCCACATCCCGTTGCCCGCGGACGCCGATTACGACGAGACGGTGCTCTCCACGTTTCCCCAACGCGTGAAACTGAAGGGCGCCAAAGCTATTGCGTTCGACGTCGAGCACATCTTCGCCACGCCCGCCAAGTCTCAATACCACGCGGTGCTGGAGGCTCATCGGCAACGCCCGGCCGATGCCGTGCTCACCGACCCGGCGTTCTACGGCGCCGCGCTCCTGACGTCGCATCCGCGCTGCGACCGTCCGGCGTTCGTCCTGTGCGGCGTTCTACCGTTGGGCTTCCAAAGCCGTGACACCGCGCCATTCGGGATGGGCCTGTCCCCGGCTCGCCGGCTCAACCGGCAGCGCAACGCGGCGCTGACAGTGCTCGCCCGGCGTGTGGTGGACGGAGCCAATCGGAAGCTGGATGGCTTCCACCGTGAGATGCATGGCACGGGATTGCCATCGCACCTGCTGAATTGGGGCAGGCACTTCGATGCGATCGTCCAGTTCACCGTGGAGGCGTTCGAGTATCCACGGTCCGACGCACCCGCGCAGCTGCACTTCGCCGGTCCGCTGTCGGCCAGCGGCTCGGCGGCGCCGTTACCAGCCTGGTGGGACGAGCTGGATGGGACGCGTCCCGTCGTGCACGTCACGCAGGGCACCGTCGCCAACATCGATTACAGGCAGCTCATCGGCCCCACCGTGCGCGCACTCGCCGACGAAGACGTGTCGGTGGTGGTGTCCACGGGCGGCCGCCCGGTGGACAGCCTCCCACCGCTGCCGGCCAACGCTCGCGCTGCCGCTTTTCTGCCTTACGACGAATTGTTGCCGCGGACAGACGTTTACGTCACCAACGGCGGTTACGGCGGAGTGCAATATGCGCTGCGGTACGGGGTGCCCATCGTGGCGACCGGCGGCAAGGAGGACAAGCCCGAGGTCGGCGCGCGGGTCGCCTGGTCGGGTGTCGGGCGCCGGATCAGGTCTGAGTACCCGCAACCCGCTGCGCTGCGAGGGGCCATCCTCGACGTGTTGAACTCGCCGCGGTACCGGCAGGCAAGCCAACGTATCGCCGCCGATATGGCTGTCGCGCCCGGTTTTTCGAAGCTCGCGGAAGTCGTCGACGGACTGGTCGGTGCTGGAGCCCGCGAGTCTTAGCGGTAGGCGATTGCCGCCCAGCCGAAGTCATTGGTGCGCAAGTCGATTCGCTCGAAGCCTGCCGTGGCCAGCCGGTCTGCCAGCCCCGCCGGGTCAATCGGGTTGTAGGTATCACCGTCGTGTGCGGCTTGCATGTCATCGTCACCGATGCCGTCGCTGGCCACCAGCGCCGCACCCGGCCGTAACACCCGGGCCACCTCGGCGAACAACCGATCCTGCAGCTCGGCGGTCGGGACGTGGTGCAGCATCGTGAAGCACGCCGCACCCGAGAACCGGCCATCGGGAAACTCCAGTGCGGTGGCGTCGCCGCGGACGATCCGCACGGATGACACCTCAGTGAACCGGTCGGTGAGCATGGCTGCCAGCCGCTCGTCGATCTCGACGCACGTCACGCGGGCCATCGACTTGCTCAGCACGTCAGTGGCGGCACCGAAACCCGGTCCCACCTCCAGCACGTCGTCCCCGAGGTCGGCGTCGCCGAGCACCCACGGCAGAATCTGTTCGCGCATGATCCGCCGCCATTCGTCGCTGCCACAGACCTCGTGTGCCTCGTTCATGCGGGCAAGCGTAAATGAGTAGCCCGTCAAATAGGTTGTGCGCCTATGTATCGATTTTTGCTGAGTTACTTCCGCTGACGTCATTGGTGGGCTATTAATGACGTGGTCGACACATCAAGTCGTTACGGGGGTCTCATGGGTTCGGCTCATCTTGGAATTCGCATCGGTTCCGCCGCGTTCGCCATGGGCCTGGGTGTGGCGGTCGCCAGCAACCCTGCGGCAGCGACAGCCGAAGGCCCGGACTCCGGGTCGACCGCGCATTCCGCGACATCGTCGAATGCAACCGATGCGGCGGATTCGCCCGATTCGCCCCGATCCGGGCCGCGTACCACCGCTTCATCCCGGCGTGCGGCACAGCAGCGACACGCTGCAGACGATCCCGAGAAGAAGTCCAACCACCAGACCTCGGCAACGCGGCCTGGCGCCGCGAGCCGGGCGGACTCACGAGTGACGACGTCAGAGGAACCTGCGCGCAACGCGGGGGTCGACGTCGGTGGCCAGGTGAGCCCCGGCGCACAAGGCACTGGAACGGCCGGGTCTTCTGCAACCGATCAGGATTTGCCAGCGGTGGCCGCAGCTCCAACCGCTGCATCCGCGCCCGTCGCCCTCCTGACACCGGCCCGGCACGCCGCAGCCGCCGCGATCCGCCCATCGAACATCGTGTCGGGATTCCTGTCCCTGCTGGGGCTGACACCCGGCACTGGCCTACCGTCCTCCCCGGCGCAATTGCTCACCGGCGCACTGGCGCTGGTCAGGCGGGAGATCGAGGCCTTCGTCAACCAGGTGTCGGCGATGTTGCCCGTCGGGGTGACCCACAGCCTGTCGGCGGGCACCAACGCGACTGCCGCCACCGGCACGACGACCACGATCACCTGGGCGTGGGGTGCGAACCCGGTAGTGCCATTCAATCCGGCCACCGACAAACTCGACTTCGGATGGATGCAGGCCAACCAGTTCACCGTCGTCGAGCGGTCGGGGTCCGTGGTGATCGGCGTCGTCGACAACAACCACTCCTACACGCTGCAGGGCGTCAGCCTGGGCCAGCTGTCGATGAGCAATATCGTCGCCAAAGACGCGGGCACGGTAGCCAAGTGGCAGTCGCTGATCAGCGGCGCGCAAACGGCGCTGCCCAGCGTGTCGGTTGCGGATACCACCGTGACCGAAGGCAACAGCGGCTCGACCAATGCCGCATTCACGATCACGCTGTCCAAGGCCAGCACCAAACCGGTGACGGTGAGTTACACGACGGCCAACGGTTCGGCGACCGCCGGGCAGGACTTCACGGCCAGCTCGGGCACCGTGACGTTCGCCGCCGGGCAGGTGTCGCAGGTGGTCAACGTCGGTGTCCTCGGCGACACGACCGTCGAGCCGGCCGAGACGTTCAGCGTGACACTGTCGAATCCATCCGGCGCCACGATCGCGAGAGCCACCGCGACGGGCACCATCACCAACGACGACGCCGCACCGGTGCTGCCGAGCATCGCGATCGCCGACGCCACCGCGGCGGAGGGCAACAGCGGAAGCGGCTCGATGGCGTTCACGGTGACGCTGTCCAAAGCGTCGACCACCACGGTCACCCTGAACTACACGACGGCCAACGGCACCGCCACTGCGGGCCAGGACTACACGGCCGGTTCGGGCACGGTCACATTCACGCCCGGCGTGGTGTCGCAGGTGATCAACGTCGGCGTGCTGGGTGATACGACGGTCGAGCCGACCGAAACATTCACTGTCACACTGTCGAACGCGTCCGGCGCCACCATCTCCGACGGGTCGGCGGTCGGCACGATCACCAACGACGACACCGCGACGACGCCAGGAACGGGCACGGGAACGGCACAGTGGGGTAGGAGTTTCTTCGCGCCGTACGTCGATATGGGCGCGTGGCCGGTCCCGAATCTGCTGGCGCTGTCGAAGACTTACGGCAACTCGCTGGTGACGCTCGGCTTCATGCAGGCCGACCAGAACGGCAACCTCGCATGGGCGGGATTGGCTGCGCTGGAACCAGGTTCGACCACTGAACAGGCGGTCGCCATCAACACCTCGATCGCCACGTTCAAAGCGGCCGGCGGCGACGTGATGATCTCGTTCGGTGGCGCGTCGGGCACGAGCATCGCCCAGGCGTACGCAGCCAAGGGTAAGAGCGCGCAGGAACTCGCCAACGCCTACGCCGCGGTCATCGACACCTACGGGGTCACCCACATTGATTTCGACATCGAAGGTGCCGCCGTTGCGGATCCGGCGTCGATCGCGCTGAACAGCCAAGCTCTTGCGCTGCTTCAAAAGCAAAAGCCCGAAGTACATATCTGGTACACGCTGCCGGTCCTGCCGACCGGGCTGACTGCCGACGGCCTCAACGTTGTCGACTCGGCGGTCAAGGCGGGCGTCAAGCTTGACGGCGTCAACGTGATGGCGATGGACTACGGCGAGTCTGCCGCGCCGACCAGCGGGTCGGGGGCAAAAACCATGGGCGCGTATGCAATTCAATCCGCTCAGTCAACCTATACCCAGCTGAAATCACTGTATGGCAAGTATGGGCAGAGCTTCGGCTACAGCCAGATCGGCGTCACCCCGATGCTCGGCGTCAACGACGTCCTGAGCGAGGTGTTCACTGTGGCCGACGCGCAGGCCCTCGAGGACTTCGCCCGCGCCAACGGCATTGGAATGCTGTCGATGTGGCAGATGCTGCGCGACACCCCGGGAACGTTGGGGCAGGCCAGCACCGGGGCGTCCGGCTTGAGTGATCCGCAGGGTGCATTCAGCAAGGTGTTCAACGACTACGGCACGATCAACGTCGTCAACTACGGCAGTACCGGTGGAACCGGAGGCACGGGCGGTACCGGGGGCACCGGGGGCACCGGCACCCCGGTGACGGGGGGCACCACGACGACAATCACCTGGGGCTGGGGCAGCAATCCGGTAGTGAGTTTCAATCCGGCGAAGGACACTCTGGACTTCGTGTGGATGCAGCCCACCGAGTTCGACGTCACCGAGAAGTCAGGTTCGGTCGTGATCTCCGTCGTCGGCAACAATCACACCTACACGCTGCAGGGCGTGACACTGAGTCAGCTGCAGATCGGCAACATCATCGCGAAAGATGCCAGCACCCTGGCGAAGTGGCAGAACCTCATCAACAGCGCGAAAGCCACTTAGCCAGAAGTAACTTGGCTGCGGCCGCGCTCGATCACCGAGGCCCGGCTGGCGGCGATGTCGTCACCGGATGTCGCCGCCATCCACTTCTTGGCGGACATCGCCTCGATCCAGAGCCCGGAGGCGGTCTGGTCCTCGTCGATGCGGTGATACGACGCCAGCAGCGCGCGGACGGCCTTCTGATTGTTGCCGACGATCGAGGTGGCCACCGCTCGAGCGGTCGACAGCAGCTCGTCGTGCGCGACGACCTGGGTCACCAGCCCCGCCCGCAGCGCATCGTCGGCGGACAGGTAGTCGCCGGTCAGGCTCATCCGTCGGGCCAGCCCGACGCCGACCTTCTGTGGCAGCCGCACGCTCAGGCCCCAGGTCGGCAGTAGACCCACCCGGGCGTGGGTGTCGGCGAAACGAGCGCGCTCGGAGGCGATCAGGATGTCGCAGTAGAGCGCGAGTTCCAGGCCGCCGGTCACGGCGGCGCCGTTGATCGCGCCTATGACGGGCTTGGTCATCGGCGGCCATTTGGGGGAGATGTCGGGAAGTTCGGTGGTGTCACCGAGCTCCTTGAGATCCAACCCCGCGCAGAACACCGGATCGGCGCCGGTGACGATGATGACGTCGACGTTTTCATCGGCGTCCGCTTCGCGCAGGGCGCCGAAGAAACGGCTGCGCAGCGCCGACGAGAGCGCATTGCGCGAATTGGGGCGATTCAGCGTGACCGTGCGGATG includes:
- a CDS encoding FAD-dependent oxidoreductase; this encodes MSDHAAPLSVDVLVVGAGPTGLSAADACVAAGASVAVVEHTGQVGGLARAATVAGHEVDIGGHRLLSSTAEQRRVWLDLAARLGGIAMSDIDRRSGILRDGYVVSYPFDWRQFRDCAPLWVRARGAASLITWKLTAPTGRSDDTLDDWVKNRYGPYLSETFMAPHARKVFGIDPRNIPAAWASQRILSPRFASVLATALPRLRNSTRADEPTDRFLYPHGGAGVLWTRLAESLEHQVNWLFNSKVSAITGSGGGPYAVTVTGPGGDQVVSCRRIIWTGRPDDLAASLGLTELSTALAQASGRRDLVVGVVRILDYPTSWHGYQWLYTHDTGVRAHRFNNYGEWKTLNCPAGVVGLEYSVPPGETFDVRATASRDMSILLGGAAFEFLGAEKTSDAYSNFDAAAGLFDRLDEALRRFGGGIVATGRQGAGIYINLDQALELGARAATLPADQAGVVGRGGYSKYQDKSS
- a CDS encoding YlxR family protein, which translates into the protein MTVDYAVIQRETPAPERPHRRTEGPVRTCVGCRKRELAVDLLRVVAVSNGNGLCALTVDQAGNLPGRGAWLHPDDRCLQAAFRRRAFGRALRITGSPDTSAVVEHVRAHTGAE
- the infB gene encoding translation initiation factor IF-2; protein product: MAGKARVHELAKELGVTSKEVLARLSDQGEFVKSASSTVEAPVARRLRESFGGGKPDKAPAKAAPAKAAGNGAPAPKPAPVSDAVATAPPAAPAPKPAAPAPAAPPPVAPPAPAPAAPAAPAASAAPAPARPAAPTPGPRPGPAAPKPGMPRPPRVGNNPFSSAQPVERPAPRPQGPGAPRPGPGGPRPGPGGPRPGGATPGNMPPRPPGARPGAPGRPGAPRPGGGPRPGGGAGGGRPGGGGGGNYRTGGPGGGGGAGGGAAAGGFRGRPGGGPGGGGGRPGQRGGAAGAFGRPGGAPRRGRKSKRAKRAEYESMQAPVVGGVRLPHGNGETIRLARGASLSDFAEKIDANPAALVQALFNLGEMVTATQSVGDETLELLGGEMNYVVQVVSPEDEDRELLESFDLTYGEDEGDEGDLEVRPPVVTVMGHVDHGKTRLLDTIRQASVREGEAGGITQHIGAYQVTVEHDGVERPITFIDTPGHEAFTAMRARGAKATDIAILVVAADDGVMPQTVEAINHAQAADVPIVVAVNKIDKEGADPAKIRAQLTEYNLVAEDFGGDTMFVDISAKNGTNIEALEEAVLLTADAALDLRANPDMEAQGVAIEAHLDRGRGPVATVLIQRGTLRVGDSVVAGDAYGRVRRMVDEHGEDVTEALPSRPVQVIGFTSVPGAGDNFLVVDEDRIARQIADRRSARKRNALAARTRKRISLEDLDSALKETSQLNLILKGDNSGTVEALEEALLGIQMDDEVELRVIDRGVGGVTETNVNLASASDAIIIGFNVRAEGKATELANREGVEIRYYSVIYQAIDEIESALKGMLKPIYEEKELGRAEIRAIFRSSKVGNIAGCLVQSGIMRRNAKARLLRDNVVIAENLTVSSLKREKDDVTEVREGYECGLTLTYSDIKEGDVIETYELVEKERT
- the rbfA gene encoding 30S ribosome-binding factor RbfA — protein: MADPARAKRLSKRIATIVASAIEFEIKDPPLAFVTVTDTKVTGDLHDATVYYTVRGNTLDDEPDYAGAAAALERAKGTLRTRVGAGTGVRFTPTLSFVLDKVPDTAQKMEELLAKARAADADVARIRAGATPAGDAQPYRVVGEEGAVAQERSDPGNVRASDQDNQDAGDRDRLDD
- a CDS encoding bifunctional oligoribonuclease/PAP phosphatase NrnA, translating into MTAIDSTTEITRLGRRVDAHGAVEVLRDASAVSVICHVHPDADSVGAGLALALILERDGVDVEVSFATPATLPESLRMLPGGHLLVAPGDMRRDVDLVVTVDAPSVNRLGALSEFTQLGCPVLVIDHHKSNTLFGSVNLVDAGADSTTMVVSELLDAWGKTIDCDVASCLYAGLTTDTGSFRWASPGALRLAARLVELGVDNAAISRELFDTHPFVWLPLLSRVLSSAQLLPEATGGRGLVYAVVAHEDWMASRSEEVESIVDIVRTTHEAEVAAVFKEIEPGHWSVSMRAKSYDLAKVASGFGGGGHTLAAGYSAAGPIDDVVAQLTAALG